A genomic segment from Pleurodeles waltl isolate 20211129_DDA chromosome 9, aPleWal1.hap1.20221129, whole genome shotgun sequence encodes:
- the TUSC2 gene encoding tumor suppressor candidate 2 yields MGASGSKARGMWPFSSGSASSSGGETATTASAGGGTEHSLARVRKATPFVFTRRSSLYYDEDGDLAHEFYEETIVTKNGRKRAKLKRIQKNLIPQGMVKLDHPRIHVDFPVVICEV; encoded by the exons ATGGGCGCTAGTGGTTCTAAGGCCCGGGGCATGTGGCCCTTCTCTTCCGGCTCTGCGTCCTCCAGTGGTGGCGAGACGGCCACCACTGCCAGCGCGGGGGGCGGCACCGAGCACAGCTTGGCACGAGTGCGCAAAGCGACGCCCTTCGTCTTCACTCGCAGGAG TTCCCTGTATTATGATGAGGATGGTGACCTGGCACATGAGTTTTATGAAGAAACAATAGTCACCAAAAATGGGAGGAAGCGAGCTAAGCTTAAGAGAATTCAGAAGAACCTAATTCCGCAG GGAATGGTGAAGCTGGATCACCCTCGGATCCACGTCGATTTCCCAGTCGTCATCTGTGAAGTGTGA